The genome window TGGCCAGCACAACGCCAACAGTGCCCTGCTCAACGCCCACCCTAAACCCAACGACATCAGCATGGCTGACCTGGCCAACGACCCTGCCATGATGTCACTGCTGGGCTCAGCCAATAACAACGACATGCTGCAGGACATGATGGGTGACCTGGACTTTGGGCTGCTGGACTCTCCTCAGCCCTCCAGCCCTGCGCAGGGGGAGAACGGTGCTCCGGGTAGGGTCCAGGGTATGGTCCAGGGGGTACAAGGAGGTCTCCTgccccctcctcctctgcctAATGGACTGCCTGCCCCTCTCAGTAAGCGCATTGAGGACCTCCGAGTGGTAAGTGACTGACATCTTCAATCAAATCCAGCTGCAGATATATTTAATATTTAGATATTTTAGGTCTTAAGTCAGTTTCTTTATTTGATTTGTAGGGTCTAAAGGCCTTCACTGCTCGTTGAAAACGTTCAAGCACATTACATGTAGTGCAttgattttttcccccccttAAAAACGAAAAGTGATGATTGTCACCATTTTGATATTTCCTTCCATAAAGAGACCTGAGTAACACATGCATTCTCTCAGGGGCACAAGTAGGAGTGAGAAGTAGAGGTTGCTGTGGCAACAAGAGAGCAGTGATGTTATTTGAGGGAGATGATGAGGGGAAAACAAGTGCCAAATCTCTCTGACAGAACAGTGAAGGGCAAGAGGGGAATATctggaagaggagagaaaggtagtggaagcagggaggagaggaggccaaGAGCGAGAGGTACTGTAACGGAGTCAAAAAGAAAAGCTTAGACGACAAGGTGAGGCTTAGAGGAGTGAAAGGGCAGGTGATTGATTGATTTGCATTACATTTCAGTGTCCATTTGAGCATAATATGTTTTGTTTTGGAGAATCTCTGAAATTGAATTATTCTCCCAACGAACAGGCTTCTCATCAGTTTGATCAAGAGGGCAGGAAAAAGTTCTTCACGCTGGACATGAACAACATCCTACTGGAGTGAGTCTCTGCTCTGAGCTCTTTACAACAGTACAAACCCTCTTTCCTCCCCTGACCATCTCTCTGCGTGTGTTAGTCAGTGTTTATCTTAATGTCTAACCCTCTTCCTCTGTGTGTTGGTCAGTATTGAGTTGCAGGTCCAGGAGCAGCCGGCAGCAGTGCGCTCTTCAGTCTACTCCCATCTAGAGGCCTTTGTGCCCTGCAACAAGGAGGCTCTGCTCAAACGCCTAAAGAAACTCAGCCTCaatatccaggtgtgtgtgtgtgtgtgtttgacattttatgtgtatgtttgtgtgtgcacatAATATGCCTGTTCTTGTCTTCTATCTAATTGTAGCTTGTTTGTTAACGGAGTGTGTGGCGTGAGTGTCATCTGGTGTGCGTGATTGTAACCTTTTCCATCTTCTGTCATCCAGGATGACCGTCTGCGGGCCCCGCTACTGAAGCTGAAGCTGGCTGTGTGCAGCGTGATGCCAGAGCAGATCGCCAGATACAACATGGACTGCATCGCCAAAGTGGCCAAGTAAGGccttctcctttcttctcctgcATTCTGTTCACCTCTTATTTCCTCTCATACATCTCCTTTTGTCCCTTGCTGTCTATTTTTCCACTCCTCGTCCAATATTCTCTCTGGGTTGTGTATTTACAGGCAGCAGTCAGAAGAAGGGGAAAAGAACGGGtcagaagaggaggatgaggagaagcCTGGGAAGAGAGTGATGGGACCTCGCAAAAAGTTTGTCTGGGATGAGAAGCTCAGGTGAGCTCTCATTTGTTAATTTAACGTCATACAATTATGTTATACAGGTGTTTTGGTTTAGTGTAGTGATGGGACATTCGGCTCTTTTTACTGACTCCGATCTTTTCGACTCGTTCAGTCAAATGAATCAATCTTTCGACTCATTTTGTTCATTTGAGTCAGTAATGCCCAGAGCAGGCAGGACCCCGGGGAACGATAACTTAAAAACTAGAAATAGTCATAATTCTACAAGCCTCTCGTTCATAGATCGTTCACCATAAGGGGCTTGTTGGAGATGTCGTTTGTGACAGACCTGTAAAATGGTGCTTTAAACAATGTATATTTGTtgattgctaggcatacaaataCAATTATTTCTTGGTACATTTGAAACAAAGTCTAGTTGTGGCCGCAACCGGACTCGATTGTGAACGACTCTTGGCGGAATGCGTTGCTTGAGTGGTGTGAGGGTGATAAGCACAATATCGTTTGCAGTTCATGATGATTCGAGTTTGTTGAGCAGAAGCTGTGTATCTTTtggttctacaaagctgtgtccaTCATAGCATTTATTCTTGCACCATGCAATCATTTATTAgttctaaacatgtatttttttcttttctATGCTGCCTGCAGCATGATCTATTTTACCTGCGCTCATATGACGAACAGTTGTTGGTCGGAGCACATCTCCGGAGTGACAGAAGGAGTGCGTATTAATCCTGCTGTAGAACTAAATGCAGCCAGCAAGTCAAACGAATGACTAAAATTAACGAGTCGCCCAGAAAAGCAAATCATGACTctcgagtcagtaaaaagagttGTCCAAAAAGAATGAGTCATTCGCCAAAAGTGGAGCTGAAATTGTAATGCATAGTTGGTGGAACGTGTGTTGGTCTGTAGGGTGTTGCTGTGTAACCTGGTGAGGGTGAAGCTGGGCTGCTATGAGCTGGAGGGACAGAGCTCCCAGTCTCCAGAGGACTATCTCAAGGCCTTCATGGAGACTGAGGTGAAACCACTGTGGCCCAAGGGCTGGATGCAgggcaggtcagtgtgtgtgttttcataaaAGTATACAATTTGACCATTTAACCTAGTTTGCATTTCACCACATCACatggggcggcgggtagcctagtggttagagctttgggccagtaaccaaaaggttgctggatcaaatccatgagctgacaaggtaaaaatctgtccttctgcccctgaacaaggcagaacagttgcctggtaggccgtcattgtaaataagaatttgactgacttgcctggttaaataaaggttaaaaaaaaatctctccacgttcctctcctcctcaggaTGCTATTCAAAGAGAGCCTCATGGTTCATTGTCACCTCACTGGCAATCCGTGAGTCATTACTTTGATATACTTTACTTAAATATAGTGATTTTTAAAATAAGTAAAGGTTAACACTGGTGTTCTTAATTATGCACTCTTTTTCCTTTTGATTTCACTGTTATCCAGAGCCAAGAAAAAGATGGTTCCTACTCCCAAGTCTAAACCCAAGGTTAGTGTTTTGCAGTCTGATGCATTACGTGCATGCTTGTCATTTCAATACCATTGTTTGAATAGATTTAGATCACACTAATTGTTTGCTCTTTCTATCTCCTATGTTGTTTGGTGATCCAGGAGGGTAGTTGGGTCCAGAGATCCACCCCCTCGGTTGGTGCGACCCCCTCCCCTGCAGCCCCAGTGGCCTGCCGGCCCTCCCAGTCCCCCGCTGAGACCATCTGTCTGCTGGACTCCCTGGATGAAGAGCTGACCGCCCCCGCCCTGGACTCCATCTCCCAGGCCCTGGCCCTCCTCAGCAACGCAGCCAAGGGCCTGATCCAAGGGGACAGTCCCCCCTCCCCTGATAGGCCCAAGACTGCCCCATCCTCCCTCCACGCCTCACCTCTCCTCCAGAAGCACAAGAAGAGCACCATCAACACACCCAGCTCCAACACACCTCTCTAcgtctctacctcctcctccccctcctctctctctcggcctcccACGGTCTCCCCTTCTCTGTCCTCAGCGAGGAGCGAGGGGTTGGGGTCGATGAAGGGTGGAGGTGCCCTGGCTCAGGCTCACAGACAATCAGTGCAGAGCACTCAGAGGCTTGCTGGGACGGCCCTGAGTAAAGCCAACGCTCCCGGCTCTCACTCCCAGCCTAAGCCGCGGCCACCCCCCAATCAGAAGGGCTTTGGCAGCAATAATACTAAAGCCAACAGCGGTGACAcccccctctcatccccctctccctccttctcccactctctctcaggAGCCCAAGCTCAGCAGCAGTCCAACTTCATCACCCCCATGCAGGCCACTCTCACTAAGTCCTCCCACAGCAGCACCTCACCCATCATCAAACTCACCCCTCGCCTCCCCAACCCCTTAACGCCCACCACCTTCTCCTCACCCTCCCCCAATCCCAGGCCTCAGGCAGCTTCCAGTATGCACCAGTACTCCTCCAAAAGCCCAGCAGGGTTCCGCCCACCTTTCTCAGGTGCTCCGGGAGGGCCAGCCAAACTTGTCCAAGGCAGCTACACCCCTCCAGGAGGGCAGAAGACCCCCTCTCAGATCATCAGCAGCAGCGCCAACACCAGCCTTACCAACACCTCATCCATCAGCAAGCATTCGGGATCCAGTCCCTCCCCTACCACAGCCTCGGCCAATCAGCGACAAAGGCTGGCAGGTGGAACCATTCAGGGGGCTAAGCCTATTAAATCTGTCTCCACACAGTCTGTCTCTTCTCAGTTGCCACAGGTAAGTGAGAAGTAAGAGATGGTAGCTGGGTGGGACAAGGTCATGGTGCAGCAAATGTTCAAAATTTGTTTGTCTACTGTGGTTTGTGTTGtctgtgtatttatgtattttatcTCTTATGTTTTGTATATGTTGTCTGTTGGTCTGGGTCTATATTTCTAATTAAAAATTGGGTgcttcgagccctgaatgctgaaagctgtggtatatcagaccatataccacgagaatgacaaaacatttatttttactgctctaattacattggtaaccagtttataatagctatAAGTCACCTCCAGGGGGTTATgctatattgccaatataccacggctaagggctgtatccaggtactcCGCATtatgtcgtgcataagaacagcccgtagccgtggtatattggccatataccacacccctcccccgggccttattgcttaagaaTATGCCTTTGTTCTCCAGGTGTCCTCAGCCAGCAGCAGTCTTCTTGGCTCTGCTCCGTCTCTCCCACTGGGCTTTGGGATGTTGGGGGGGCTGGTTCCCGTCTCCCTGCCCTTCCCGTTTCCTTCACTCTTAAACCTGCCCCCATTAGGTGGCACAGCTGGCTCCAGCACCGGGGCCAGCGGCTCCTCAGCCAGCAACAGCTCAGCATTCTCCCTGACCCAGAGTGagtgacacagccagtccacagaaacatgaaaaaaatgaaaaatgtacagtgctttcggaaagtattcagaccccctcactttttccacattttgttacattacagccttaatctacgcacaataccccataatgaaaacaggtttttagaaatgtttgcaaatgtattaaaaataaaaaataaaacttatttacataagtattcagaccctttgctatgagactcaattgatctcaggtgcatcctgtttccctttaattatccttgagatgtttatacaacttgattggagcccacctgtggtaaattaaattggatggacatgatttggaaaggcacacacctgtctatataaggtcccacagttgacagtgcatgtcagagccaaaaccaagccatgaggtcgaaggaattgtctgtagattgttttgaggcacagatctggggaagggtaccaaaaaatgtctgcagcattgaaggtccccaagaacacaatgaccTACATTCTttaatgtaagaagtttggaaccaccaagacccttcctagagctggccgcccggcccaactgagcaatcgggggagaagggccttggtcggggaggtgaccaagaacccgatggtcaccgacagagctccagagttgctttgtggatatgggagaaccttccagaaggacaaccatctctgcagcactccaccaatcaggtctttatggtagagtgcccagacggaagccactcctcagtaaaaggcacgacagcccacttggagtatgccaaaaggcacctaaagcactctttggcctgaatgtcaagcgttacatctggagaaaaccaggcaccactcatcacctggccaataccatccctatgggGAATCATGgtcgtggcagcatcatactgtgggaatttttcagcggcagggactgggagactagtcaggattgagggaaagatgaacagagcaaagtacagagagatacatAATGAAAACCTACTccggagcgctcaggacctccgactgtagcgtcatacccaagaagactaagctgtaatcgctggcaaaggtgcttcaacaaaaatactgagtaacgggtctgaatacttatttaaatgtgacatttcagttttttttgcaaacatttctaaaaacctgtatttGCTTAATCATTATAAGGGGGGgtgatttaataaattttagaataaggctgtaacgtagcagaAGTTGAATGTAGAACAGCTGATCGAGATGGGGTTGCTTTAGTCTAGTCTGTGCGGATGTTGATGTCTGGGTATGTGTATAGTTTGTGTATTTTATGTTGTTGGACCATTGTGTTAAATCCCCATGCTATGTCTGGAAGCCTGCAATGTTTTTCTCCATTGTCTGACATTCTCCCATATTGTTTTTGTGGTTCATCCCTcatttctccccttctccctctgtgCCTCTTCTTTAAAATGTTATTATTCCATTAATCTCCTGTGCTTTTACATCCATCTACTATTTGACCTGGCTCATCTCTTTTCCTTTCAACCCGTTTCTTCTGTCTTGCTTCCTATTCTTGTTTCGTCTCCACTGCCTTTCCGAGCTCACCATGCCCTTGACCTACACTCTCCTGTgtgtctcctcctccctcccatgtcctcctgtctctcctcagaTCTGTTAAAGAGTCTCCAGTCAGGGTCTCAGGTTGCTCTGCCTCCTCACTTACAGCTCGCTTTCTCAGGTAAAATCTGCCCTTCCCTGTGACCCCGCTCTCTCCACTCAGCCCGCTGTCACTTCAAATGTCCCTGAGAAGAAAAACAGACATCTTCCCTGTCTGACCCTCCATAGTCTCTGTGCATGCTGCCGCTTTCGTCATGTCGGTGGTTGTCATTTGTGTTatgtttaaatatttgtttttgtttcctATGAATATTTCAAGAACTCTACTCTTCCCGTCCAGATGTCAATCAAACCCAAGGAGGGGATGTGAAGAGGAAGTCTCTTTGACCACGCCTGTTTGCAACACTGAGGACATCCACTATGATATGACAGCTATCAGGACAAATCAGGAACTAGGATGACTTTGAATGACTAACAGAAGCTGCCCAAACACAGGATGGGGCTGAAATGGGGAATTGGACCCTCTCGATAATCTTCCGGCTGTTACTTATTTTTTAAACAGCAATTTGATAATTGTTTTAATATTGTAaggcttaatgacaagtttgttTTTGTCAATGTTTACAGAACAGACCTTTATCACTGTGGTCAGGGAGGGAGAATGAATGAGAGGTCTGCTTGTTGGTTTGTGTGTGAATGCACTATTTAGCGTCAGTGTGCAAATTTGTTTGTGTAACCCTCCCTCTCTGATACCTGGGTTAGTGTGTCTATTTGATGGTGCTTTTTCAATGTAATTATCTAGACCTGTAAGAAATGATACTAAATGCGAATGTTGTTGAATTTGTTTAGGGACTGgagctgtattttttttttgctgtaCATAACTCCACAATTCAATAAAACAAGCCATGAACTATGCAGGATTATAACAAAATGGTATATTGGTGACTTTCTATGGTCATCAGCATGGGTAATTCTGTTCCCTCATGTCTTGTGCCTTCACTCACTTTCATGAAGTACTACACTGCATAACTTTTATAAAAATGgaaaacaagccaataacatcCACATAGTGAAAAGTTAGTAAAAGTATATCAGAGTGGGTTgaactaaccccccccccccccccgtctcaaTATTGGCTCTTAAAATCCACAAATGGTCAGCGTTGCAAAGAAACACTTTACCATGCTACCTGGAGTCTGATTAATCAAAAGTTTATTTGATGGGTAACAAACCGGAGACACTACCTGACGGTTGCTTATCCAAAGCAGCCCAAAAGGTCAAATGAATCAACACAAGGCTGCACAACTTTCTGTGCCTCCACCAGACTGAGGTTGAAACAGCACAGAGGTTCTTTAGGGTTCTGGGTCCAGACAAAGCCAACACACCCAAGGCAAAACACACAGGTCAATGGGCGGTGCTTATAATTTAGCTGACATCAAATGCCATATCTCAAACAAACTCAGAAAATTACTCATGACTTAATCCAGGAGCTACAATCCTGACAGCATAACCCTTAAATAATCAAGCAGGACCAGTAATGTACTCCAATACAATCCCAAAAGCCTTTTTAACCCCACATCAAAATGCTATTGCCCCATACAGCACACAAGCTGACATTCATTTAAACCCAAAAAGAAAACTGGAAAAACAAGATTAAACATTAAAATAGGTGATCGCTTCTACAGCTGTAAAGAGTCTGGCAGTATGCAGAAGGTTTGATGGCTGTCCCAATCCCTGTTGGTTTTTCTTTCTAAAGGTCCTCCAGAGTCTATTTGACCAGGGGCCTGGTTTTGTCATCATCGCCACACTGATGGGCTTTATACTTTTTCACCTCTGCCATGTATTTTGTCCAGGCATCCCCCTTGCCCTCCATCTGGAAAACAGAATAAATAATTAGACAATGGCTTAGAGGACACAAGTGAAGACAATGTCATGACAAAACGATCAGGAAAAAATATTTCTTGAACCTCAGGATCCACTTTCTGTTTCTTCGCAACCATGCCAGTCTTGAGGGCCAATTTAGAGCCACCTCTGCGCTTCCCCACCTGGGTTAGGGGATAGAAGACTGAAACCGTTATACGAGCCCTTGCGGGTGGACTGCCAATGATGGAGACTACACAAGACGAGAGAACACAGAACAAGCCTATGTTATCACGGGAAACAGTCCTGAAGTCTTGAGTAGTTAATGAATGCTTTCCAATGTCTAGACCTGATGTGGATCTCAGGTTACTTGTTGGTGACACTGCAGTGCACCTCTTCACATGTGAATGTATCCCTCTATGGTGATGTAACTATTCACTAACGTGAGCTGTGTGTggtggatttaaaaaaaagtttgtaATTTGTTAATTTTGCCATTGGCTACAATCTCTAGCTAACAACTGCCAAACCCCTTACAAAGCTGGTCACACTCGGAGTCTTCTTTTCCTGTGTCGACTGTCCTTCGTCAGCAGTACTTTTATCACCGCATCCTTGGtccatttctttttttcttttttcttcctcCATTTTTTTCTTGAACATCTCCATAAAGCTTCCATCATTAGCAAATGTATTGGCCGCTGTTGCTTTGCTGACTCCCGGTGCAGGACTGTCTGGCGACCCCGGGCTGTTACTGCTCGAATCGCTGctgttttgatgtcttctgttGTATCCACGCTTCGGATCCATGTTAGCTTTTTTTCACGTAAAAGGGCTCAGTTCCTTTAGGCCTTTCTGCAACTAGTGGTGTGCTCTCTGGTCGTTTTGTGTCAATAACACAAACTAAAGCCGGCTAGCTACTTGACAAAAAAACGCTATCGGTGACGGACTCCACCCGAACCCCAAACTAAGCAACAAACTTCGAGGCAAAGGCGCTAGCATACGAAGCCATCTAATTTAAAACGTGGAAATCCATAAATTAATCGGAGCGACACTTGTCCGCCTCCCAGCGAGCTAGCACGTCCTCGCGGCGAAAAAAAACTCAGACTTGTTGTTggaggctagctaacgttagccccgTCAGcgttgtagctaactagctattcgAAAAATGTCAACTAGCTAATGACCAAACAATTGTGTCACGAGTAGCTAAACCATTGCAAAACACAAATCAACCACATTagctatatataataatatatttattCAAACGATTCTCAAAGTGAAGTATATTACTGATATTGGCTGCATTTGTCCAGATGTGGTTTTCTTTCACTTGTTATCGGCCATGTTGAATTTCGGCTTATCATTTACGTCAGCACGTCAATCTTCTTATTCTATGGTAttatggcggtccgcaaacaTTCGTTAGAGGTGCATGCCGCCTCCTACTGTGTGGGCTGTGTCTTACTGTTCTGGAGTGTGAACTCATTACAGTTTGTGAAATAAAGGGGAGGATAAAGGGAAGAAAAATTGCCCTACGAACTAACTAACCCttcacccattaaaacctccctactattccactacttggccctatctttttattttatttattttatttaacctttatttcatcagggagtcatacttggggcttccgagtggcgctgcggtctaagacactgcatctcagtgcttgaggcgtcaatACAGACCCCGTGGTTCGTATCTAGGCTGTAACACAATCGACTGTGattgggtggcgcacaattggcccagcgttgtcagggtttggctggtgtaggtagtcactgtaaataagattgtcttcttaactgacttgcctagttaaataaaagtttaagCAAAAATGGATCATTCGATAGAGATAATGTTAAAAGATTACATGGGAAATAGTCTCAGAAAAATATTGGCGTATGTCAACTTTTGGTAAAAGTACGGGGAATTGATTTATCCTTAACCAATAAAACTTTAAATACTTATGGGATGCCCTCCGTCCTGGTAATACATTTTGAAACAAAACCTATAACCTGTCAAATAGAACCATTGAAATGTTGAACATGTAGAGATTTGTTTTTAAACTTAAGGCTATAATTTGTAGTCCCGATGGAGTTTGTTGATATTCCAAAGCTTGACGTTCTAAACCAATTCGTGAGTAGGCAAAACGGAAAGTGTCTGATTTCCTGTACGCCATCTCAGGCGCCAGACCTATTATGGACAGAGAGCGCCATCTACAGGGGACTGGTGGATAGTGCCAGGCATGTTTTTGTGAAAGTTATAATCAGAAAGAAATCTAGTCTCGAGAGCTACTTTAGAAAGTAAGCTCCCTCCAAATGTATAATTTCACTTCTGATGTTGGCCGATGTAGTTTATAAATATTAATCTTAAAATAATAGACATTTAATGAGTCTGAAGCAAATTGTGAATATCCAACGGAGATTGGGCAACGGAGATTGGGTATAGTATATACAGTAAATGTTGGAGTGGATAAAAACACAAATGATTaaagagtggagggaggacagtggccTCCCTGTTAACAGAAGTTatcatg of Salmo trutta chromosome 1, fSalTru1.1, whole genome shotgun sequence contains these proteins:
- the LOC115201468 gene encoding ubinuclein-2 isoform X5; translated protein: MVLLSTRAMLANCSYSILRYDVKKPPAPGPPKGLTPALDPNDPFADDEKERREVEAIAKKFESKYSQANAGKKKRKDRVQDLIDIGFGYDETDPFIDNSEAYDELVPASLNTKLGGFYINTGTLQFRAASESEGEDFKKLKDGEERVIKKRMKKQDGSNMDEKKPRKIRMPKQGASGLNVHRPEKKKRKKLMKDSLNLAAMLRRFTREKEENRKKNPGLPRGQHNANSALLNAHPKPNDISMADLANDPAMMSLLGSANNNDMLQDMMGDLDFGLLDSPQPSSPAQGENGAPGRVQGMVQGVQGGLLPPPPLPNGLPAPLSKRIEDLRVASHQFDQEGRKKFFTLDMNNILLDIELQVQEQPAAVRSSVYSHLEAFVPCNKEALLKRLKKLSLNIQDDRLRAPLLKLKLAVCSVMPEQIARYNMDCIAKVAKQQSEEGEKNGSEEEDEEKPGKRVMGPRKKFVWDEKLRVLLCNLVRVKLGCYELEGQSSQSPEDYLKAFMETEVKPLWPKGWMQGRMLFKESLMVHCHLTGNPAKKKMVPTPKSKPKEGSWVQRSTPSVGATPSPAAPVACRPSQSPAETICLLDSLDEELTAPALDSISQALALLSNAAKGLIQGDSPPSPDRPKTAPSSLHASPLLQKHKKSTINTPSSNTPLYVSTSSSPSSLSRPPTVSPSLSSARSEGLGSMKGGGALAQAHRQSVQSTQRLAGTALSKANAPGSHSQPKPRPPPNQKGFGSNNTKANSGDTPLSSPSPSFSHSLSGAQAQQQSNFITPMQATLTKSSHSSTSPIIKLTPRLPNPLTPTTFSSPSPNPRPQAASSMHQYSSKSPAGFRPPFSGAPGGPAKLVQGSYTPPGGQKTPSQIISSSANTSLTNTSSISKHSGSSPSPTTASANQRQRLAGGTIQGAKPIKSVSTQSVSSQLPQVSSASSSLLGSAPSLPLGFGMLGGLVPVSLPFPFPSLLNLPPLGGTAGSSTGASGSSASNSSAFSLTQNLLKSLQSGSQVALPPHLQLAFSELYSSRPDVNQTQGGDVKRKSL